One Nitrospirota bacterium DNA segment encodes these proteins:
- the cysS gene encoding cysteine--tRNA ligase, producing the protein MLKIYNTLSGRKEPFEPLVAGSVRMYVCGVTVYDECHLGHARSALVFEVIRRYLEYRGLAVTFVKNFTDVDDKIINRANELGIPWQAVTARYIDAYYRDMGRLGIGCATVEPKATEHMADIIELVQTLIRNGVAYRVNGDVYFQVEKFPAYGLLSKRKLEDMQAGARVEVDERKRHPMDFVLWKAAKPGEPSWDSPWGPGRPGWHIECSVMSMKHLGETFDIHGGGADLIFPHHENEIAQSCAATGKEFARYWVHNGFVQVNREKMSKSLGNFFTIREVFEKWGYREPVTAEVLRYFFLSTHYRSPLDFSDQALQEAKRALDAFYDLFLRLEEESPAEGGVADKLSPALHELQHAFREAMDDDFNTPAALAAFQQFRSTANQLLKTGLSRAHRAQVRETFRSLGQVLSLFQLGVKEWEFATRGGISFAEREAPSPSLEDTEIGRLIAERNEARKKKDFAKADEIRKSLAARGIILEDRPDGTTRWKR; encoded by the coding sequence GTGCTGAAGATCTACAACACCCTGTCCGGCCGGAAGGAACCCTTCGAGCCGCTCGTCGCGGGCTCGGTGCGGATGTACGTCTGCGGCGTTACGGTGTATGACGAGTGCCATCTGGGGCATGCCCGGAGCGCGCTCGTGTTCGAGGTGATCCGCCGGTATCTGGAGTATCGAGGGCTGGCGGTCACCTTCGTGAAAAATTTCACCGACGTGGACGACAAGATCATCAATCGCGCCAACGAACTCGGAATTCCCTGGCAGGCGGTGACGGCCCGCTACATCGACGCCTACTATCGTGACATGGGACGTCTGGGGATCGGCTGCGCGACGGTCGAGCCCAAGGCGACGGAGCACATGGCCGACATCATCGAGTTGGTGCAGACATTGATCCGAAACGGCGTCGCGTATCGGGTCAACGGCGACGTCTATTTCCAGGTGGAGAAGTTTCCGGCCTACGGGCTGCTGTCCAAGCGCAAGCTGGAGGACATGCAGGCCGGCGCCCGCGTCGAAGTGGACGAACGGAAGCGGCATCCGATGGATTTCGTCCTTTGGAAGGCGGCCAAGCCGGGCGAGCCTTCCTGGGACAGCCCCTGGGGCCCGGGCCGGCCGGGCTGGCACATCGAATGCTCGGTGATGTCGATGAAACACCTGGGCGAGACGTTCGATATTCACGGGGGTGGGGCGGACCTGATCTTCCCCCATCATGAAAACGAGATCGCCCAGTCCTGCGCCGCCACCGGCAAAGAGTTCGCGCGTTACTGGGTGCACAACGGGTTCGTGCAGGTCAATCGGGAGAAGATGTCCAAGTCGCTGGGAAACTTCTTCACGATCCGGGAAGTCTTCGAAAAGTGGGGATATCGGGAGCCGGTCACCGCGGAAGTGTTGCGGTATTTTTTTCTCTCCACCCATTATCGCAGCCCGCTCGATTTTTCCGATCAAGCCTTGCAGGAAGCGAAACGGGCTCTGGATGCCTTCTACGATCTCTTCCTCAGGCTTGAGGAGGAGTCCCCGGCCGAGGGCGGTGTGGCCGACAAGCTGTCCCCAGCTCTGCACGAGCTCCAACACGCGTTCCGTGAAGCCATGGACGATGACTTCAATACACCGGCCGCGCTGGCGGCTTTTCAACAGTTCCGGTCGACCGCCAACCAGTTGCTGAAAACAGGGCTGTCCCGGGCGCATCGAGCGCAGGTCCGTGAAACCTTCCGGTCCTTGGGACAGGTGTTGAGTCTGTTCCAATTGGGCGTCAAGGAGTGGGAGTTTGCGACGCGAGGAGGGATTTCGTTTGCGGAGCGGGAAGCTCCGAGCCCATCGCTCGAGGATACGGAAATCGGACGGTTGATCGCCGAACGGAACGAGGCGCGGAAGAAAAAAGATTTTGCGAAAGCGGATGAAATCAGGAAATCGCTGGCGGCCCGGGGGATCATCCTGGAAGACCGGCCAGACGGCACGACCCGCTGGAAGCGGTGA
- a CDS encoding GspE/PulE family protein: MWKPQASTVETGMFEYLLRNGLLRSADLEAAIEESRRRAIDLETLLLDAYHVPKMELGRSLGEYYQCPYIPYDDRTVVDPELLRNLSHDYLKRNHWIPLRRDNNWLEVVIDNPRDMGKIWDIRRAFPGLTIRFAVGLKRDIEQFLLAARDHVATGSISDILVELISEAQVEQCENAGIAVIDENDSAIVRLTNQIIAEADRRGASDIHIEPYSDHKETAVRFRVDGTCFTYMKIPPAYRRAVVSRIKIMANLDIAERRKPQDGKIRFKLNKERQIELRVATLPTAGSNEDVVMRLLTAKGPMPLEAMDFSSGTLAAIKGLAEKPYGIILCVGPTGSGKTTTLHAILGHINTDERKIWTAEDPIEISQEGLRQVQVHPKIGFTFAAAMRAFLRADPDVIMIGEMRDKETADIAIEASLTGHLVLSTLHTNSAVETVTRLLDLGCDSFNFADAMLGVLAKRLCKRICGECREAYHPTRYEYDELVQSYGAKHWPKLGVEYSDEFRLYRGRGCDACNGTGFRGRVPLHELLRASEDMKNLIQSRARTDEMLTLAMKEGMTTLVQDGIEKVLKGMTTFKQVRAVALK; this comes from the coding sequence ATGTGGAAACCACAGGCGTCGACGGTGGAAACGGGAATGTTCGAGTACCTGCTCCGCAACGGCCTGTTGAGGTCCGCCGATCTCGAGGCTGCAATCGAAGAGTCGCGAAGGCGCGCCATCGATCTGGAGACGCTCTTACTCGATGCCTATCATGTGCCGAAAATGGAACTCGGCAGGTCATTGGGCGAGTACTACCAATGTCCCTACATTCCTTACGATGACCGGACAGTCGTGGATCCCGAGTTGCTCAGGAATCTGAGTCACGACTATCTCAAGAGGAATCATTGGATTCCGTTGCGACGGGACAACAACTGGCTGGAGGTGGTGATCGACAACCCTCGCGACATGGGCAAGATCTGGGACATCAGGCGCGCCTTCCCCGGTCTGACTATCCGATTCGCGGTCGGCCTCAAGCGGGACATCGAGCAGTTTCTCCTGGCCGCGAGAGACCACGTGGCGACCGGTTCAATCAGCGATATCCTCGTCGAACTCATCAGCGAGGCGCAGGTGGAGCAGTGCGAGAATGCAGGCATTGCGGTCATCGATGAAAACGACAGCGCGATCGTTCGGCTGACGAACCAGATCATCGCTGAGGCCGACCGTCGGGGTGCCTCCGACATTCACATCGAGCCGTATTCCGATCACAAGGAAACGGCGGTGCGCTTCCGGGTAGACGGGACCTGCTTCACGTATATGAAGATCCCGCCCGCCTATCGACGTGCGGTCGTGTCCCGCATCAAGATCATGGCCAATCTGGACATCGCCGAACGCCGGAAGCCGCAGGACGGTAAGATTCGGTTTAAGCTCAACAAGGAGCGGCAGATCGAGTTGCGGGTGGCGACCCTACCCACGGCCGGTTCCAACGAAGACGTGGTGATGCGCCTCCTTACGGCCAAAGGACCGATGCCTTTGGAAGCCATGGACTTCTCTTCAGGGACGCTCGCGGCCATCAAGGGGTTGGCCGAGAAACCCTATGGGATCATCTTGTGTGTCGGACCAACGGGCTCCGGGAAGACCACGACGTTGCACGCGATTCTGGGTCACATTAATACCGACGAGCGAAAGATTTGGACGGCGGAGGATCCGATCGAAATCTCTCAAGAAGGTCTGCGTCAGGTTCAAGTCCACCCCAAGATCGGTTTCACCTTCGCGGCTGCGATGCGGGCGTTTCTACGGGCCGACCCGGATGTGATCATGATCGGAGAAATGCGTGATAAGGAAACCGCCGACATCGCAATCGAGGCGTCGCTGACCGGCCATTTGGTGTTGAGCACGCTCCACACCAACAGCGCGGTGGAGACCGTGACCCGCCTGTTGGACCTGGGCTGCGACTCGTTCAACTTTGCCGATGCGATGCTGGGAGTGCTGGCCAAGCGATTATGTAAGCGCATCTGCGGGGAATGCCGGGAAGCCTATCACCCGACAAGGTACGAATATGACGAACTGGTCCAGAGTTATGGAGCGAAGCATTGGCCGAAGCTGGGTGTCGAGTATAGCGACGAGTTCCGGTTGTATCGCGGGCGGGGCTGTGACGCCTGCAACGGAACCGGATTCAGGGGGCGCGTGCCGCTGCATGAATTGCTGCGTGCTTCGGAAGATATGAAGAATCTCATCCAATCGAGAGCCAGAACCGATGAGATGCTGACCCTTGCGATGAAGGAAGGGATGACGACTTTAGTCCAGGACGGGATTGAAAAAGTGCTCAAAGGCATGACGACGTTCAAACAGGTCAGAGCCGTCGCCCTGAAATGA
- the rlmB gene encoding 23S rRNA (guanosine(2251)-2'-O)-methyltransferase RlmB: MYGLHVVREALQAGARPFQRILVLRQDRQFAEIVQLARAKQVPVHVEPRPALDRLVHEGRHQGVIGVIAAKAYAETDEILGCARARNEPPFVVILDGVEDPQNLGAVLRSADAAGVHGVFVPDRRSAGLTGAVARASAGALDHVRVGRAQNLSRLIEELQAAGLWVYGLDPRAPKPYTALDFRGPIAVVLGGEGRGIRPGVLDKCDDRAKIPMHGRVNSLNVSAAAAVTLFEVVRQRSGAAPVAAEASGS; the protein is encoded by the coding sequence ATCTACGGGCTGCATGTGGTCCGGGAAGCGCTGCAGGCCGGCGCTCGGCCGTTCCAGCGGATTTTGGTGCTCCGCCAAGATCGGCAGTTCGCCGAGATCGTGCAGCTCGCTCGCGCCAAGCAAGTTCCCGTTCATGTGGAACCTCGGCCGGCGCTGGATCGACTGGTGCACGAGGGGCGGCACCAGGGCGTCATCGGCGTGATCGCAGCCAAAGCCTATGCCGAGACGGACGAGATCCTGGGCTGCGCCCGCGCGCGCAACGAGCCGCCGTTCGTGGTCATCCTGGACGGCGTGGAAGATCCGCAGAATTTGGGCGCGGTGCTCCGGTCGGCCGACGCCGCCGGCGTGCACGGGGTCTTTGTGCCGGATCGGCGCTCGGCGGGGCTCACGGGAGCAGTGGCCAGGGCGTCGGCCGGAGCGCTCGATCATGTCAGAGTCGGTCGTGCGCAGAACCTGTCGCGTCTGATCGAGGAATTGCAGGCCGCCGGATTGTGGGTGTACGGACTCGACCCGAGAGCGCCTAAACCCTACACAGCGCTCGACTTTCGGGGACCCATTGCGGTGGTGCTGGGAGGAGAGGGAAGAGGGATCCGCCCGGGAGTGTTAGACAAATGCGACGACCGGGCGAAGATTCCGATGCACGGCCGGGTCAACTCCCTCAACGTCTCCGCCGCCGCGGCCGTGACGCTGTTTGAAGTGGTCCGGCAGCGCTCCGGGGCCGCTCCCGTCGCCGCCGAGGCTAGCGGATCTTGA
- a CDS encoding prepilin peptidase, which produces MVSIPLYMVIGVFGALIGSFLNVCIYRLPRGESIVWPSSRCPSCSRPIAWYDNIPILSFLALRGKCRACGAPISFRYPLIEAANAVGYGVIFWHFGVGWPSAVYAVLFSALLVVTGTDFTHQIIPNAVTIPGIPIGLLCATTILPVGLVNSVLGVLVGGGLLWLLAWVSPYLFGKEGMGRGDIKLLAMIGAFLGWKATLLTVMIGASVGSVVGVGLISLNVIKKDEYIPFGPFLALGAVLSLFFHEPLLEWYFNLVAPPE; this is translated from the coding sequence ATGGTTTCGATCCCTCTGTATATGGTCATCGGCGTTTTCGGAGCGCTCATCGGCAGCTTCCTCAACGTGTGCATTTACCGACTTCCGCGGGGGGAGTCGATCGTCTGGCCCTCGTCCCGTTGCCCGTCGTGCTCTCGGCCGATTGCGTGGTATGACAATATCCCGATTCTGAGCTTCCTCGCGCTGCGAGGAAAGTGCCGGGCCTGCGGCGCGCCGATTTCATTCCGCTATCCGCTCATCGAGGCCGCGAATGCGGTCGGGTACGGCGTCATCTTCTGGCATTTCGGTGTCGGATGGCCGTCGGCGGTGTACGCGGTCCTCTTTTCCGCGCTGCTCGTCGTGACCGGCACCGACTTCACCCACCAAATTATTCCCAACGCCGTCACCATCCCCGGTATTCCGATCGGACTGCTCTGCGCGACCACGATCCTGCCGGTGGGGTTGGTCAACTCGGTTTTGGGTGTATTGGTCGGCGGGGGACTGTTGTGGCTCTTGGCTTGGGTCAGCCCCTACCTCTTCGGGAAGGAAGGCATGGGGAGAGGCGACATCAAGCTCCTGGCCATGATCGGCGCCTTTCTGGGATGGAAGGCGACCCTGTTGACGGTCATGATCGGCGCGTCGGTCGGGTCTGTCGTGGGGGTGGGTCTGATCTCCCTCAACGTGATCAAGAAAGATGAATACATCCCCTTCGGTCCCTTTCTGGCGCTTGGCGCCGTCCTGTCCCTCTTTTTCCATGAGCCACTGCTCGAATGGTATTTCAACTTGGTCGCTCCGCCTGAATGA
- a CDS encoding PilX N-terminal domain-containing pilus assembly protein produces the protein MNCGSVNERGIALLGVLLALLILSVLGLTSVNLAGIEIQSAGATREERTAQHAAEAAVDQVMAWFHDPGSAPEGPVGALFMKRFELPGSGPSFFDAQGRSQFMGTAEKPDVLFDATQPAQDALLNGPTSGWFRSLRGLGRVLKLKVYGPIRPGLLCTVEATAAAVSPGSSGLSRTVSVQMGTRTIPAVRAAVQAAGLLATSPGGASAPVEVHWGDMKLGGDVRWKTFDAVPLKTDLAPVTGQSYSEMTRREDRWVDIWIGGATLFVTATPAVGASMPANVHPRQEPVPGLRMDQWDYESLKQAALLYGRYYARDRDGLLYADGIVEPGRGVTVDEVFAASGVGDHRGLVFIDTVDQQPPRADNLGMLAVGTDYAEGLFVVNAHVSWKPRGPGRPVPALSPPREGLSSLATRVPVQLSGVHLQGVLYTAGNLLFEGRPRVYGAVLAAGSLGETGGTGNALEVWYNHDLLGGLVRGLPLVYLAAGTWQLK, from the coding sequence ATGAACTGCGGATCGGTGAACGAACGGGGCATCGCGTTATTGGGAGTCTTGCTGGCACTCCTCATCCTCTCCGTGCTGGGGCTGACGTCCGTGAATTTGGCCGGCATCGAGATTCAGAGCGCCGGCGCCACGAGAGAGGAAAGGACGGCGCAACATGCGGCCGAGGCCGCAGTGGATCAGGTGATGGCGTGGTTCCACGATCCCGGCTCTGCGCCGGAGGGACCGGTAGGCGCGCTGTTTATGAAACGATTCGAACTGCCTGGAAGCGGCCCGTCGTTTTTCGACGCGCAGGGGCGGTCGCAATTTATGGGAACCGCCGAGAAGCCGGATGTGCTGTTCGACGCGACGCAGCCAGCCCAGGATGCGCTGTTAAACGGGCCGACCTCCGGGTGGTTTCGCTCGCTGCGAGGACTGGGCCGTGTGCTGAAGCTCAAGGTGTATGGGCCGATTCGACCTGGATTGTTGTGTACGGTTGAAGCAACGGCAGCGGCCGTCTCGCCCGGATCATCAGGGCTCTCCAGAACCGTGTCGGTGCAGATGGGGACCCGCACCATTCCCGCCGTCCGAGCGGCCGTCCAGGCGGCCGGTCTCCTCGCAACCTCCCCCGGAGGCGCGTCCGCGCCGGTTGAGGTCCATTGGGGTGACATGAAACTGGGAGGGGATGTCCGGTGGAAGACGTTCGACGCAGTGCCGCTCAAAACAGACCTCGCGCCGGTCACGGGTCAATCGTATTCGGAGATGACGCGCCGCGAAGACAGATGGGTCGATATCTGGATCGGCGGCGCGACGTTGTTCGTGACCGCGACTCCGGCGGTTGGGGCCTCTATGCCCGCGAATGTGCATCCGCGACAGGAACCTGTTCCGGGATTACGTATGGATCAGTGGGACTATGAGAGCCTCAAGCAAGCCGCGCTGCTGTACGGGCGTTACTACGCGAGAGACCGGGACGGCCTGCTCTACGCCGACGGCATCGTCGAGCCGGGGCGCGGGGTGACCGTGGACGAGGTGTTTGCTGCCAGCGGCGTCGGGGATCATCGCGGGCTTGTGTTCATCGATACGGTGGACCAGCAGCCGCCGCGAGCCGACAATTTGGGGATGCTCGCCGTGGGAACAGACTATGCGGAAGGGCTGTTCGTGGTCAATGCGCATGTATCGTGGAAGCCGCGCGGACCGGGGCGGCCAGTGCCGGCTCTTAGCCCGCCCCGCGAGGGGCTCTCTTCCTTGGCGACTCGGGTGCCGGTTCAGTTGAGCGGAGTGCATCTCCAGGGGGTGTTGTACACCGCCGGCAACTTGCTATTCGAAGGCCGGCCGCGGGTCTATGGCGCAGTGCTCGCCGCCGGTTCGCTCGGAGAAACCGGAGGGACAGGAAACGCACTCGAAGTCTGGTACAACCACGATCTGCTCGGCGGGCTCGTGCGCGGACTTCCGTTGGTCTATCTGGCGGCTGGCACTTGGCAACTCAAATAA
- a CDS encoding GspH/FimT family pseudopilin, giving the protein MRDMPSDALLQKGLVREAGASLTELLVVVAIIGLATVWGGESFLALAARQQEKAVMTEIAAELRFARQLAIGRRERVRVVFDLGSASMRTERADVSGHRLRAYQYGGKGTVVEGLSGGTQILFHPSGRSASPTTIVLRGRSGERRSITVGITGRVALS; this is encoded by the coding sequence ATGCGAGACATGCCTTCCGACGCGCTCCTTCAAAAAGGCTTAGTCCGGGAAGCGGGAGCCAGCCTCACGGAGTTGCTGGTGGTGGTCGCCATCATTGGTCTGGCGACCGTCTGGGGGGGAGAAAGTTTCCTGGCTTTGGCCGCACGACAACAGGAGAAGGCGGTGATGACGGAGATCGCGGCCGAGCTGCGGTTTGCCCGCCAGCTTGCGATCGGACGCCGGGAACGGGTTCGAGTGGTGTTCGATCTGGGGAGCGCGAGCATGAGAACCGAACGGGCTGACGTCTCCGGCCATCGGCTTCGCGCGTATCAGTACGGCGGCAAGGGAACGGTGGTCGAGGGACTCAGCGGCGGCACACAAATCCTGTTTCATCCCAGCGGGCGCTCCGCCTCTCCCACCACGATCGTGCTGCGTGGTCGATCGGGCGAGCGACGGTCGATCACTGTCGGCATCACGGGGAGGGTCGCCCTGTCATGA
- a CDS encoding LuxR C-terminal-related transcriptional regulator, which yields MPKVKVSPRNRARKATLELVPPRRKRPEALTSREQEILELIWSGFKNKEIAQRLKISVKTVEAHRANMMKKVRVSNTAQLLKAAIQGGMIKIR from the coding sequence ATGCCAAAGGTGAAAGTCAGTCCTCGAAACCGTGCTCGGAAAGCAACGTTGGAGCTCGTTCCGCCCAGACGTAAGCGGCCGGAAGCCCTTACCAGCCGGGAACAAGAAATCCTTGAATTGATCTGGTCGGGGTTCAAGAATAAGGAAATCGCCCAACGGCTGAAGATCAGCGTCAAAACTGTGGAGGCGCACCGGGCCAATATGATGAAGAAGGTCCGGGTGTCGAACACCGCGCAGTTGCTCAAGGCGGCGATCCAGGGGGGAATGATCAAGATCCGCTAG
- a CDS encoding pilin: protein MSTSLPKPRQVRVPEERGFTLVEMMTVITIIGIGAALAVPSYTQWNARYQLRQAVTEITGQLALARLAAMNRNTSVNVTVTAAAGRVTVATADVSGAQVLPTQSMMVHVTNVGGGPVQFNSLGLRSGGGAGNQMITVTNNQGLTYSIKVTPGGKATWCASPTCP, encoded by the coding sequence ATGTCTACCAGTCTGCCGAAGCCCCGCCAAGTCCGTGTCCCCGAAGAACGGGGATTTACGTTGGTGGAAATGATGACCGTCATCACCATCATCGGGATCGGTGCGGCGTTGGCGGTTCCAAGTTACACGCAATGGAATGCGCGTTACCAGCTACGACAGGCGGTCACCGAGATCACCGGCCAGTTGGCCCTCGCCAGGTTGGCGGCCATGAACAGAAATACTTCGGTCAACGTCACGGTCACCGCGGCGGCGGGGCGGGTCACTGTGGCGACCGCAGACGTGTCGGGCGCGCAGGTGTTGCCGACGCAGTCGATGATGGTCCACGTGACCAACGTCGGGGGAGGACCGGTGCAGTTTAACTCGCTTGGTCTCCGGTCAGGCGGCGGCGCGGGAAACCAGATGATCACGGTGACGAATAATCAAGGATTGACGTATTCGATCAAAGTCACTCCGGGCGGGAAAGCGACCTGGTGCGCGAGCCCGACCTGCCCCTGA
- a CDS encoding integration host factor subunit alpha, protein MRKADIANEIYKQVGVSKNEAADIVELILNLLKSVLQKGESVKIAGFGNFVVRSKGARKGRNPRTGEEIGITPRRVVTFRPSQVFKKYVNS, encoded by the coding sequence ATGAGAAAGGCTGATATCGCCAATGAGATCTACAAACAGGTGGGAGTGTCCAAGAATGAGGCCGCGGACATCGTCGAACTCATCCTGAACCTGCTCAAGTCGGTCTTGCAAAAAGGAGAATCGGTCAAGATTGCGGGGTTCGGGAATTTCGTGGTCCGCAGTAAAGGGGCCCGGAAAGGACGCAATCCGCGCACCGGGGAAGAGATCGGTATCACGCCGCGCCGGGTGGTCACCTTCCGCCCCAGCCAGGTTTTCAAGAAGTACGTCAATTCGTAA
- a CDS encoding MerR family transcriptional regulator produces the protein MGSEPRLGSKVFYKIGEVSHITKLPAYVLRFWESEFSFLKPKKSRGNQRLYVQRDIETILEIKRMLYEEGHTIAGVKRYWARRGRHAHRQIRPRELAQRVRGDLQAILRILESHPG, from the coding sequence ATGGGGAGTGAACCCAGACTGGGGAGCAAGGTCTTCTACAAGATCGGAGAAGTCAGCCACATCACGAAACTTCCGGCCTACGTGTTGCGGTTTTGGGAATCCGAATTCAGCTTTCTCAAGCCCAAGAAGAGTCGAGGCAACCAACGTCTGTACGTCCAGCGCGATATCGAGACGATTTTGGAAATCAAGCGTATGCTGTACGAAGAGGGGCATACGATCGCCGGGGTGAAACGGTACTGGGCGCGTCGTGGCCGCCATGCACACAGGCAGATTCGACCGAGGGAGCTTGCGCAACGGGTACGGGGAGACCTCCAAGCGATCCTGCGCATCCTGGAGTCTCACCCGGGCTGA
- a CDS encoding DedA family protein has product MLEHIIAELSRFIIATISKCGYAGILLTMAIESACIPLPSEIIMPFSGYLTSTGRFSMLGVTLAGALGNVVGSLAAYYAGVWGGRPFVERYGPYLLISRKDLDLADRWFARYGEAAVFLSRLLPVVRTFISLPAGVARMNVVRFVVFTFVGALPWCYALAYLGLKLGERWGQLREHFHRIDVVIGLLLLIVLAYFVWSHWPRRRRADLKSGPPSC; this is encoded by the coding sequence CTGCTCGAACACATCATCGCGGAACTCAGCCGGTTCATCATCGCGACGATCTCGAAATGCGGCTACGCCGGCATTCTGCTGACCATGGCGATCGAGAGCGCGTGCATCCCGTTGCCGAGCGAGATCATCATGCCGTTTTCCGGATACCTCACGTCGACCGGCCGGTTTTCCATGCTCGGCGTGACGCTGGCCGGCGCGCTCGGCAACGTGGTGGGGTCCCTCGCGGCCTACTACGCCGGCGTCTGGGGCGGGCGGCCGTTCGTGGAACGGTACGGTCCGTATCTGCTCATCTCGCGGAAGGACCTCGACCTGGCGGACCGCTGGTTCGCCCGATACGGCGAAGCGGCGGTGTTTCTGAGCCGTCTGTTGCCGGTTGTGCGGACCTTCATCTCGCTGCCGGCCGGCGTGGCTCGCATGAATGTCGTCCGCTTCGTCGTGTTTACCTTTGTCGGCGCCCTGCCGTGGTGTTATGCCTTGGCCTATCTCGGTCTGAAGCTGGGCGAGCGATGGGGCCAGTTGCGCGAGCACTTTCACCGGATAGACGTCGTGATCGGGTTGCTTCTCCTGATCGTTCTCGCCTATTTTGTATGGTCGCATTGGCCGCGGCGTCGCCGCGCTGATCTGAAATCGGGGCCTCCTTCGTGCTGA
- a CDS encoding prepilin-type N-terminal cleavage/methylation domain-containing protein yields the protein MSTAGVRFQSKPFRSAALAEDVRRGFSLIEVMIAMVILSIGLLGAMTTFEWADRGLREGVTRTRALALAESKLEVKRAVAWNLLLTEDWDADGLPDATMRDDGVEPDEIAGDRVYTASSDHKEIRLVWTVAMDHPGPLAYVGSVVIHVRADYPSASGQRREVRLGTVRANPRFVGLR from the coding sequence ATGAGCACGGCGGGTGTCCGATTTCAATCGAAGCCATTCCGCTCTGCCGCCCTGGCGGAGGATGTCCGGAGGGGATTCAGCCTCATCGAAGTTATGATCGCCATGGTGATTCTCTCCATTGGATTGCTGGGCGCCATGACGACCTTTGAATGGGCCGATCGCGGGCTTCGTGAGGGAGTCACACGGACACGCGCGCTGGCATTGGCGGAGTCCAAGTTGGAGGTCAAGCGGGCGGTGGCGTGGAATCTGCTCCTCACGGAGGATTGGGATGCGGATGGTCTGCCCGATGCGACCATGCGCGATGACGGGGTTGAGCCGGACGAGATCGCGGGCGATCGGGTCTACACGGCGAGTTCTGATCACAAGGAGATCCGTCTCGTCTGGACGGTTGCGATGGACCATCCCGGTCCTCTTGCGTATGTCGGATCGGTTGTGATCCACGTTCGAGCCGACTATCCGTCGGCGAGCGGTCAACGCCGAGAAGTGCGGCTCGGCACGGTGCGGGCGAATCCGCGGTTCGTCGGTCTGCGATAG
- the surE gene encoding 5'/3'-nucleotidase SurE: MNILITNDDGVASPGLHALAEAMRALGTVWVVAPDRERTAVGHALTLHKPLRLTTLGKRIFAVNGTPTDCVNLALKVVLPKPPGLVVSGINKGVNLGDDVTYSGTVSAALEGTILGVPSIAVSQEGGDRFRFDVGARYAERVARLALEYGLPEETMLNVNIPDRPLSAIKGVRVTCLSRRRFENPIVEKVDPHGRKYYWIAGTRIAWSRQKDSDHEAIRQGMVSITPIHLDITHYGVLERLRNWEVLIGNNRPASHARGRR; the protein is encoded by the coding sequence ATGAACATCCTGATAACCAACGACGACGGTGTGGCGTCGCCGGGTTTGCACGCGTTGGCCGAAGCCATGCGGGCGCTCGGCACCGTGTGGGTCGTCGCTCCCGATCGGGAACGAACGGCGGTCGGGCACGCCCTGACTCTGCACAAACCGCTTCGGCTGACCACGCTGGGCAAGCGGATCTTTGCGGTGAACGGGACGCCGACCGATTGCGTGAACTTAGCGCTCAAGGTGGTGCTGCCGAAACCGCCGGGTTTGGTGGTCTCGGGCATCAACAAGGGCGTCAATCTCGGCGACGACGTGACCTATTCCGGGACGGTCTCAGCGGCGCTGGAAGGGACCATTCTCGGCGTGCCGTCGATTGCGGTCTCTCAGGAAGGCGGCGACCGATTCCGATTCGACGTTGGGGCGCGGTACGCCGAGCGGGTCGCCCGTTTGGCGCTCGAGTACGGCCTGCCGGAGGAGACGATGCTCAACGTGAACATCCCCGACCGACCCTTGAGCGCCATCAAGGGCGTGCGGGTCACCTGTCTGAGCCGCCGGCGATTCGAGAACCCGATCGTCGAGAAAGTCGACCCGCACGGACGGAAATATTATTGGATCGCCGGCACGCGTATCGCCTGGAGTCGGCAGAAGGATTCCGACCACGAGGCGATCCGGCAGGGGATGGTGTCGATCACGCCGATCCACCTCGATATCACGCACTACGGGGTGCTGGAGCGGCTGCGGAATTGGGAAGTGCTGATCGGAAACAACAGGCCTGCATCGCACGCGCGCGGCCGCCGGTAA